A single Leguminivora glycinivorella isolate SPB_JAAS2020 chromosome 25, LegGlyc_1.1, whole genome shotgun sequence DNA region contains:
- the LOC125239532 gene encoding uncharacterized protein LOC125239532, with amino-acid sequence MTNGDKSVGTEVDTVMIARDYQRLGLRAEYGNHAITGIGELVSKPGGTLSCTITPSVGKADTSLSFQAYLLPKICPEMPPELVDLSSWQHIRGLELADPYWHIPGPVDLLLNVNIFASSLRPGLIHGAPGQATAVNTVFGWILMGDAGDCTTDICRSRFRNNSCQLVVGKLSLDDSIKKFWELEDVNSPNTVILSKEDQLCEEYFLANFRRTEEGRFVVPLPFADTSNKPIFSGSRAIALKRFLSLERKLLSNSDFYQNYVAFMKDYKSCRHLEECDPPKVDLGGFFYIPHHGVLRPSSTSTPLRVVFDASAKDSRGVSLNDALLPGQKLQNNIFHLLLRFRWHSVVFTADVKQMYRQILVSPEDAEYQRILWRPSVNEPIRDYRLLTVTYGVSSAPYQALRTIAQLAKESGEEYPSGSAVLDRDIYVDDVVSGAQSVEEARKLRSELSTILASGGFHLRKWTSNHQEFFEGVPSSDLYSEDFREFNSIGDISLKILGLSWLPQTDDFTFKVSVEDRRCTKRTILSEIARIFDPLGLLSPVTFFAKYLMQLLWVSGVSWDDDAPENLASEWQEFKAQLPSLKSVSVPRRMVKDFVSLEVHGFCDASERGYCAVVYLRTSGEDGTRYVHLVCSKSRVAPLRKLSIPRLELLAAVLLADLIASVAEALTPLHKICEICAWSDSSVALTWIKSCPSRWQTFVANRVSHIQDIIPPDCWRHVRTGDNPADCGSRGLLPDDLVHHNNWWQGPSWLGLDKVDWPKSTVAVDLDVLHEERKVTVLTVSVKESWTDNLMNKFSSLRTLQRVLAYCRRFAYNARNQKMPNNLLSGPLTPLELKQALMFLVCHVQKHHFASEIEKVTSSLSNSLPKAFKKLCPFLDDAGLLRVGGRLSRASLEFDVKHPLLLPRDNRLTYLLIDEYHRRFMHPGIQTLHNLLAQHFWIMSPKRAIYAVVSKCMKCFRVRPLGAPAPFMGDLPAYRITQLKAFSSSAVDFGGPFDIALGRGRGNKTYKGYICVFVCTATKAIHTELATELSSDAFLAALRRFVARRGRCSRLVSDQGKNFVGASNILQRLVEDAAAREAIHFEFNPPGSPHFSGLAEAGIKAVKTHLSRVIGNQRLTYEEFSTVLTQVEALLNSRPLTPLSSDPNDFSALTPGHFLTTEPLSVVPEEDLADVRVGPLQRWKLLQKMHQDFWSKWSKEYMHTLQQRMKWHDKESNIQVGALVLVINEQTSPMKWPLGRIVETHPGSDGICRVVSVRTATGLYKRPVVKLCPMPV; translated from the exons ATGACGAATGGCGATAAGTCTGTCGGAACCGAGGTTGACACGGTGATGATTGCTCGTGACTATCAG AGACTTGGTCTCCGGGCAGAATATGGGAACCATGCCATCACTGGTATCGGTGAACTCGTGTCGAAGCCTGGTGGCACATTGTCATGTACCATCACACCGAGCGTTGGGAAGGCTGATACTAGCCTCTCGTTTCAGGCTTATTTGCTGCCTAAAATTTGTCCTGAGATGCCGCCTGAACTTGTCGACCTGTCATCATGGCAACATATTAGGGGCTTAGAATTAGCTGACCCCTACTGGCACATTCCAGGACCTGTTGATCTATTGTTGAATGTCAATATTTTCGCTTCTTCGTTGCGCCCAGGTTTAATCCATGGGGCCCCGGGCCAGGCGACTGCCGTCAACACCGTTTTCGGGTGGATTCTGATGGGAGACGCAGGCGACTGTACTACGGACATTTGTCGTTCTCGGTTCCGTAACAACAGTTGTCAGCTGGTAGTGGGAAAGTTATCGCTTGACGACTCCATTAAGAAGTTCTGGGAGTTGGAAGATGTCAACTCTCCGAACACCGTCATTTTATCGAAGGAAGATCAGCTGTGCGAGGAATACTTTCTCGCTAATTTTCGTCGCACAGAAGAAGGTAGATTTGTCGTTCCTTTACCTTTTGCTGATACTTCTAATAAACCTATCTTCTCGGGCTCTCGAGCCATCGCTCTTAAGAGATTCTTGTCGTTGGAGCGGAAATTATTAAGTAACTCCGACTTCTACCAGAACTATGTAGCCTTCATGAAGGACTACAAAAGCTGTCGCCACCTTGAGGAATGTGATCCTCCAAAGGTGGATTTGGGGGGGTTCTTTTACATACCCCACCATGGAGTGTTGAGGCCCTCGTCGACCAGCACTCCTCTTCGGGTAGTCTTCGACGCTAGTGCCAAGGACAGCCGGGGTGTCTCACTAAATGACGCGCTACTGCCAGGGCAGAAGCTGCAAAACAACATCTTCCACTTGCTCCTTCGTTTTCGGTGGCATAGTGTTGTGTTCACAGCAGATGTCAAGCAAATGTATAGGCAGATCTTAGTGTCCCCGGAAGATGCTGAATATCAGCGCATCCTGTGGCGTCCGTCTGTCAATGAGCCTATCCGGGACTATCGGCTGTTGACCGTTACTTACGGCGTGTCCTCAGCTCCCTACCAAGCTCTTCGGACAATAGCTCAACTGGCGAAAGAATCAGGAGAAGAATACCCTTCTGGCTCAGCAGTGCTAGACCGAGACATCTATGTCGACGACGTGGTGTCTGGAGCTCAGTCTGTCGAAGAAGCACGGAAGCTTCGATCGGAGCTGTCTACCATCTTAGCTTCTGGTGGCTTCCATCTACGGAAATGGACGTCCAACCACCAGGAGTTCTTCGAGGGTGTCCCCTCCTCAGACCTATATTCCGAGGACTTTCGGGAGTTCAACTCCATTGGGGACATCTCACTAAAAATTCTCGGCCTCTCGTGGTTACCCCAGACGGATGACTTCACCTTCAAAGTGTCTGTCGAGGATCGACGGTGCACTAAACGCACTATCCTCTCAGAGATCGCTCGAATCTTCGACCCTCTGGGCCTCCTCTCACCTGTGACGTTCTTCGCGAAGTACCTCATGCAGTTGCTCTGGGTCTCAGGTGTTTCATGGGATGATGATGCGCCAGAGAACCTTGCATCCGAATGGCAAGAATTCAAAGCGCAGCTTCCTTCGTTGAAATCGGTGTCTGTCCCGCGCCGTATGGTCAAGGATTTCGTCTCGCTCGAAGTCCACGGTTTCTGCGACGCCTCAGAGCGAGGGTATTGCGCGGTGGTCTATTTACGGACGTCAGGTGAGGATGGAACGCGATATGTTCATCTGGTCTGCAGCAAATCAAGAGTGGCACCTCTTCGTAAGCTGTCGATACCCCGTCTAGAGTTGCTGGCTGCGGTTCTACTTGCTGACTTGATAGCATCTGTTGCAGAGGCTCTGACGCCCCTCCACAAGATTTGTGAAATTTGTGCGTGGTCTGATTCCAGCGTTGCTTTGACGTGGATAAAGTCTTGCCCGTCCAGATGGCAAACTTTCGTGGCTAACCGCGTGAGTCACATTCAGGATATCATCCCTCCAGACTGTTGGCGGCACGTGAGGACTGGTGACAATCCTGCAGATTGTGGATCGCGAGGACTCTTGCCAGATGACCTGGTTCACCACAATAACTGGTGGCAGGGCCCATCTTGGCTAGGTTTGGATAAGGTTGACTGGCCTAAGTCCACGGTGGCAGTGGATCTGGACGTTCTACACGAAGAGCGCAAGGTCACTGTGCTCACTGTCTCAGTGAAAGAATCATGGACAGACAACCTGATGAATAAATTCTCGTCGCTAAGGACACTGCAACGTGTCCTTGCATACTGTCGCAGGTTCGCATATAACGCGAGGAATCAGAAGATGCCCAACAACTTGTTGAGCGGTCCCCTGACACCGCTAGAACTTAAACAGGCCCTCATGTTCCTCGTGTGCCATGTGCAAAAGCACCACTTTGCTTCGGAGATCGAGAAGGTGACAAGTAGTCTTTCGAACTCTCTCCCGAAGGCATTTAAAAAACTGTGCCCATTCCTAGATGACGCGGGTCTCTTGAGGGTGGGCGGACGCTTGTCGCGAGCCTCTCTCGAATTCGATGTTAAACATCCCCTTTTGCTACCTCGCGACAACCGTCTGACCTACCTCTTGATTGACGAATACCACAGGCGTTTTATGCATCCGGGCATCCAAACGCTCCATAATTTGCTGGCGCAGCATTTCTGGATTATGAGTCCTAAGCGGGCTATCTACGCCGTGGTCTCAAAGTGCATGAAATGCTTCCGGGTTCGCCCGCTGGGCGCTCCTGCGCCATTCATGGGAGACCTACCAGCTTATCGCATCACTCAACTAAAGGCTTTTTCGAGCTCAGCGGTCGACTTTGGTGGACCTTTCGATATCGCCCTTGGTCGTGGTCGCGGGAACAAGACGTACAAGGGCTACATCTGCGTCTTCGTTTGCACCGCGACAAAGGCGATACATACTGAGCTGGCTACGGAGTTGTCCTCAGACGCCTTTCTGGCTGCGCTCCGGCGTTTCGTCGCCCGTCGAGGTCGGTGCAGTCGGTTAGTCTCTGACCAAGGCAAAAACTTTGTCGGTGCGAGCAACATCCTCCAACGTCTCGTGGAGGATGCTGCCGCACGCGAAGCAATTCATTTCGAATTTAACCCGCCAGGGAGCCCACATTTCTCGGGACTCGCTGAAGCCGGGATCAAGGCGGTAAAGACACACCTCTCGCGCGTCATAGGGAACCAAAGGCTGACGTACGAGGAGTTTTCGACGGTCTTAACTCAGGTCGAGGCTTTGCTGAACTCAAGGCCACTCACTCCTCTCAGCTCCGACCCTAATGACTTTTCAGCCTTGACTCCGGGTCATTTCTTGACCACAGAACCCCTGTCGGTCGTGCCTGAGGAGGATCTGGCAGACGTCCGGGTTGGCCCTCTCCAACGCTGGAAGCTGCTGCAGAAAATGCACCAAGACTTCTGGAGCAAATGGTCTAAGGAGTACATGCATACTCTCCAACAGAGGATGAAGTGGCACGACAAAGAGTCTAACATCCAGGTCGGAGCACTCGTGCTCGTCataaacgagcagacgagcccaATGAAATGGCCCCTGGGTCGCATCGTCGAGACACACCCTGGATCCGATGGAATCTGTCGTGTGGTTTCCGTGCGCACTGCCACAGGGTTGTACAAACGGCCTGTGGTCAAGCTGTGCCCAATGCCGGTGTAG